The genomic region AATAAAAAGGATGGCTACTATTTCCATGTGACCAATTCGCAACTGGGAAATGTGCCTGCTCACTTTTTCCGCAAGGTGACGCTGAAAAACTCAGAACGCTTTGGAACCGAAGAATTAGCCCGTATCGAGGGAGATATGTTGGAGGCACGTGAGAAGTCAGCTAACCTAGAGTACGAAATTTTTATGCGTATTCGTGAAGAGGTTAGCAAGTACATCCAGCGTTTACAAGCTCTAGCCCAAGGAATTGCTACAGTTGATGTCTTACAGAGTCTGGCGGTTGTGGCTGAAACCCAGCATTTGATTCGACCTGAATTCGGAGATGATTCGCGAATTGATATCCAGAAAGGGCGCCATGCTGTCGTTGAAAAGGTTATGGGGGCTCAGACCTATATTCCAAATACGATTCAGATGGCAGAAGATACCAGTATTCAACTGATTACAGGGCCAAACATGAGTGGGAAGTCAACCTATATGCGTCAGTTAGCCATGACGGCGATAATGGCCCAGATGGGTTCCTATGTACCGGCAGAAAGCGCCTATTTACCTATTTTTGATGCGATCTTTACCCGTATCGGAGCAGCAGATGACTTGGTTTCAGGTCAGTCAACCTTCATGGTGGAGATGATGGAGGCCAACAATGCCATTTCGCATGCGACCAAGGACTCTCTCATTCTCTTTGATGAATTGGGACGGGGAACTGCAACTTACGACGGTATGGCTCTTGCTCAGTCTATAATCGAATACATTCACGAGCATATCGGAGCCAAGACCCTCTTTGCGACCCACTACCATGAGTTGACTAGTCTGGAGTCTAGTTTACAACACTTGGTCAATGTCCACGTGGCAACCTTGGAGCAGGATGGGCAGGTCACCTTCCTTCACAAGATTGAACCAGGACCAGCCGATAAATCCTACGGTATCCATGTTGCCAAGATTGCTGGCTTGCCAGCAGACCTTTTAGCAAGGGCGGATAAGATTTTGACTCAGCTAGAGAGTCAAGGAACAGAAAGTCCTGCTCCCATGAGACAAACAAGTGCCGTCACTGAACAGATTTCACTCTTTGATACGGCAGAAGAGCATCCTATCCTAGCAGAATTAGCTAAATTGGATGTTTACAATATGACACCCATGCAAGCTATGAATGTCTTGGTCGAGTTAAAACAGAAACTATAAAGAGAAAATTACTAGTCATTCTAGCTGTATCAAGGAGACTTCTTTGACAAGTTCTCACTTTTTTGCTAGAATAACATCACACAAACAGAATGAGAAGGAGCTGACACATTGTCGCTCCCTTTTGTCTATTTTTTAAGGAGAAAGTATGCTGATTCAGAAAATAAAAACCTACAAGTGGCAGGCCTTGGCTTCGCTCCTGATGACAGGCTTGATGGTTGCTAGTTCACTTCTGCAGCCGCGTTATCTGCAGGAAGTGTTAGATGCCCTCCTTGCTGGGAACTATGAAGCTATTTATAGTATCGGGGCTTGGTTGATTGGTGTGGCCCTGCTCGGTTTGGTTGCTGGTGGGCTCAATGTTGTCCTCGCAGCCTATATTGCCCAAGGAGTTTCATCTGACCTTCGGGAGGATGCCTTCCGTAAAATCCAAACATTTTCTTATGCTAATATTGAACAATTTAATGCGGGAAATCTAGTCGTTCGAATGACAAATGATATCAACCAGATTCAGAACGTCGTCATGATGACCTTCCAAATTCTTTTCAGGCTCCCCCTCTTGTTCATCGGTTCGTTTATCTTGGCGGTTCAAACCTTACCTTCTCTGTGGTGGGTGATTGTTCTCATGGTAGTCTTGATTTTTGGTTTGACTGCTGTCATGATGGGTATGATGGGGCCTCGTTTTGCCAAGTTTCAAACCCTTCTTGAACGCATCAATGCCATTGCAAAGGAAAATTTGCGTGGCGTTCGTGTGGTCAAGTCCTTTGTCCAAGAAAAAGAGCAGTTTGCTAAGTTTACGGAGGTTTCAGACGAGCTACTCGGTCAAAATCTTTACATCGGTTATGCCTTTTCAGTAGTGGAACCTTTCATGATGTTGGTCGGTTATGGGGCGGTATTTTTCTCTATTTGGCTAGTTGCGGGGATGGTTCAGTCGGATCCGTCAGTTGTTGGCTCCATTGCTTCCTTTGTCAATTACCTGAGCCAGATTATCTTTACCATTGTCATGGTTGGATTTTTGGGAAATTCTGTCAGTCGTGCTATGATTTCTATGCGTCGTATTCGAGAAATTCTTGACGCAGAGCCAGCCATGACCTTCAAGGATGTGCCAGATGAAGACTTGGTAGGAAGTCTTAGCTTTGAAAATGTAACCTTTACCTATCCAATGGACAAGGAACCGATGCTGAAAGATGTGAGCTTTACTATCGAACCTGGTCAAATGGTTGGTGTCGTTGGAGCGACTGGTGCAGGAAAATCAACCTTGGCTCAATTGATTCCACGTCTCTTTGACCCACAGGAGGGTGCTATCAAAATTGGAGGCAAGGATATTCGAGAAGTGAGTGAAGGAACCCTGCGTAAAACAGTTTCTATCGTTCTCCAACGTGCCATTCTCTTTAGTGGAACGATTGCAGATAACTTGAGACAGGGTAAGGGAGATGCTACTTTATTTGAAATGGAGCGCGCAGCCAATATTGCTCAAGCCAGTGAATTCATTCATCGTATGGAGAAAACCTTTGAAAGTCCAGTTGAAGAAAGGGGAACCAACTTTTCAGGTGGGCAAAAACAAAGGATGTCGATTGCCCGTGGAATTGTCAGCAATCCACGTATTCTGATTTTTGACGATTCGACCTCAGCCTTGGATGCCAAGTCAGAGCGCCTGGTTCAGGAAGCCTTGAATAAGGACTTGAAGGGAACGACAACCATTATCATCGCTCAAAAGATTAGCTCGGTTGTTCATGCAGATAAAATCTTGGTTCTAGATCAAGGACGATTGATTGGTCAAGGTACGCATGCAGACTTGGTTGCCAACAATTCCGTTTACCGTGAAATCTACGAAACACAGAAAGGAAAGGAGGAGTAAAATGAAGACAGTTCAATTTTTTTGGAATTATTTTAAAGTCTATAAGCTATCATTTGTAGTTGTTATCCTGATGATTGTTCTGGCGACTCTTGCCCAAGCTCTCTTTCCGGTATTTTCTGGACAAGCGGTAACAGAGTTAGCTAATTTAGTTCAAGCTTATCAAAATGGCAATCCAGAACTTGTTTGGCAAAGCCTATCAGGAATCATGGTCAATCTTGGTCTGCTAGTTTTGGTTCTATTTATCTCCAGTGTGATATACATGTGTCTCATGACGCGCGTGATTGCAGAATCGACCAACGAGATGCGCAAAGGCCTCTTTGGCAAGCTTGCTCGGTTGACTGTTTCTTTCTTTGACCGCCGACAAGATGGCGATATCCTGTCTCGTTTTACCAGTGATTTGGATAATATCCTCCAAGCTTTTAACGAAAGCTTGATTCAGGTCATGAGCAACATCGTTCTATACATTGGTCTGATTCTTGTCATGTTTTCGAGAAATGTGACGCTGGCCCTCATCACTATTGCCAGTACACCAGTGGCCTTTCTCATGCTGATTTTTATCGTGAAAATGGCACGGAAATATACCAACCTCCAGCAGAAAGAGGTAGGGAAGCTCAATGCCTATATGGATGAAAGTATCTCAGGTCAAAAAGCCGTGATTGTGCAAGGTATTCAAGAGGATATGATGGCAGGATTTCTTGAACAAAATGAGCGCGTGCGCAAGGCAACCTTTAAAGGAAGAATGTTCTCAGGAATTCTTTTCCCTGTCATGAATGGGATGAGTCTGGTCAACACAGCCATCGTCATCTTTGCTGGTTCAGCTGTACTTTTGAATGATAAGTCTATTGAAACAAGTACAGCCCTAGGTTTGATTGTTATGTTTGCCCAATTTTCACAGCAGTACTACCAGCCTATTATTCAAGTTGCGGCAAGTTGGGGAAGCCTTCAGTTAGCCTTTACAGGTGCTGAACGGATTCAGGAAATGTTTGATGCAGAGGAAGAAATTCGACCTAAAAATGCTCCGACCTTCACTCAGTTGCAAGAAGGTGTTGAAATTAGTCATATTGATTTTTCATACTTGCCTGATAAACCCATTTTGAAAGATGTCAGCATTTCTGCTCCTAAAGGCCAGATGACAGCGGTTGTTGGTCCGACTGGGTCAGGGAAAACGACTATTATGAACCTCATCAATCGCTTTTATGATGTTAATGCTGGTGGGATTTATTTTGACGGTAAAGACATCCGTGACTATGATTTAGATAGTCTCAGAAGCAAGGTGGGAATTGTCTTGCAAGATTCGGTCTTGTTTAGCGGAACGATTCGAGACAATATCCGTTTTGGTGTGCCAGATGCTAGTCAAGAAATGGTTGAGGCAGCAGCCAAGGCAACCCATATTCACGACTACATCGAAAGCTTGCCTGATAAGTACGATACTCTTATAGATGATGACCAGAGCATCTTCTCGACAGGACAAAAGCAATTGATTTCTATCGCTCGAACCCTGATGACAGATCCAGAGGTTCTCATTCTCGATGAAGCCACTTCGAACGTAGATACTGTGACAGAAAGCAAGATTCAGCATGCCATGGAGGCGGTTGTAGCAGGCAGAACTAGTTTCGTCATTGCCCATCGTTTGAAGACTATCCTCAATGCAGACCAGATTATTGTCCTTAAAGATGGAGAAGTCATTGAACGCGGTAGCCACCATGAACTCTTGAAACTGGGTGGCTTCTATTCAGAACTCTATCACAATCAATTTGTTTTTGAATAAGAAAAAAGTTGTCCCCTTGGGCAGCTTTTTCTTGTCCATAAAAAATATTTATCACAGCCTTAAAAAAACATATTAGACGAAAGTCATTTTGAGTGATATGATAAGACTATCGTTAACATTCGAAAGGAGAGGCATCATGGCTAGAACGGTTGTAGGAGTTGCTGCAAATCTATGTCCCGTAGACGCAGAGGGCAAAAACATTCATTCATCTGTATCTTGTAGATTCGCAGAGAGCATTCGTCAAGTCGGTGGTCTCCCTTTAGTCATTCCTGTTGGTGATGAGTCAGTTGTTCGCGATTATGTAGAAATGATTGACAAACTTATCTTGACAGGCGGTCAAAATGTCCATCCTCAGTTTTATGGAGAGAAAAAGACCATCGAGAGTGATGATTACAACCTAGTGCGTGACGAATTTGAATTGGCGCTCTTGAAAGAAGCGCTTCGTCAGAATAAACCAATCATGGCAATCTGTCGCGGTGTCCAACTTGTCAATGTTGCCTTTGGGGGAACTCTCAATCAAGAAATCGAAGGCCACTGGCAAGGACTACCTTTCGGGACATCTCATTCTATTGAGACAGTAGAAGGAAGTGTGGTGGCTAAGTTATTTGGAAAAGAAAGTCAAGTTAATTCCGTTCATCGTCAGAGTATTAAAGATTTGGCACCTAATTTCCGTGTAACTGCTATTGACCCAAGAGACCAGACCATCGAAGCGATTGAGTCTATCGATGAGCACCGCATTATTGGTTTGCAGTGGCATCCAGAGTTTCTGGTTAATGAAGAAGATGGCAATTTAGAATTATTTGAGTATTTATTGAATGAACTGTAACGACTGGAACATCTAGTCGTTCTTTCTTTTATTTTTTCAAAATTTTTGGAATGTGGGATTTTTACGCAAACGTTTGAATTCTGATAAAAATTGGAGAAATTCGACAAAAAACTTGAAAAAAACGAAGGTAAGCGTTATGATAGAAAAGAAGAAATATTGGAGGAATAACATGTCACATATTAAATTTGATTATTCAAAAGTTTTAGACAAATTTGTTGCACCACATGAAGTGGAATACATGCAATCACAAGTAACAGCAGCAGATGAATTGATCCGTAAAGGAACTGGTGCTGGTAGCGACTTCTTGGGATGGTTGGACCTTCCTGAAAACTATGACCGCGAAGAATTTGACCGCATCTTGAAAGCTGCTGAGCAAATCAAATCAGACAGCGATGTTTTGGTTGTAATCGGTATCGGTGGATCTTACCTTGGTGCGAAAGCAGCAATCGACTTCTTGAACCACCACTTTGCAAACTTGCAAACAAAAGAAGAACGCAAGGCTCCACAAATCCTTTACGCAGGAAACTCAATCTCATCTACTTACCTTGCTGACTTGGTAGAGTACGTAGCTGACAAAGACTTCTCGGTAAACGTGATTTCTAAATCAGGTACAACAACTGAACCAGCTATCGCTTTCCGTGTCTTCAAAGAACTTTTGGTTAAGAAATACGGTCAAGAAGAAGCAAACAAACGTATCTATGCAACAACTGACCGCCAAAAAGGCGCTGTTAAGGTTGAAGCAGATGCTAACGGTTGGGAAACATTTGTTGTTCCAGATGATATCGGTGGACGCTTCTCAGTATTGACAGCCGTTGGTTTGCTTCCAATCGCAGCATCAGGAGCTGACATCAAAGCCCTTATGGAAGGTGCGAATGCAGCTCGCAAAGACTACACTTCAGATAAAATCTCTGAAAACGAAGCTTACCAATACGCAGCAGTTCGTAACATCCTTTACCGTAAAGGCTATGCAACTGAGATCTTGGTAAACTACGAGCCATCACTTCAATACTTCTCAGAATGGTGGAAACAATTGGCTGGTGAATCAGAAGGAAAAGACCAAAAAGGTATCTACCCAACTTCAGCCAACTTCTCAACTGACTTGCACTCACTTGGTCAATTTATCCAAGAAGGAACTCGTATCATGTTTGAAACAGTTGTCCGTGTTGACAAACCTCGTAAAAACGTGATTATCCCTAGCTTGGAAGAAGACCTTGATGGACTTGGTTACCTTCAAGGAAAAGACGTTGACTTTGTAAACAAAAAAGCAACTGACGGTGTTCTTCTTGCCCACACAGATGGTGATGTACCAAACATGTACGTGACTCTTCCAGAGCAAGATGCTTTCACTCTTGGTTACACAATCTACTTCTTCGAATTGGCTATCGCTCTTTCAGGTTACTTGAATGCTATCAACCCATTTGACCAACCAGGTGTTGAAGCTTACAAACGTAACATGTTTGCCCTTCTTGGAAAACCAGGATTTGAAGAATTGAGCAAAGAACTTAACGCACGTCTATAATAGAAGAAAAGAGTGGCTTGTCCACTCTTTTTACTCTCTTTATCCATAGAAATTGGCCTCAGCCAAGACTTGTGATATAATATAGAGAGCAAAAAGGCAGACGCCTAGAGACTTTATAGGAGAAACTATGTCAAAAGATATCCGCGTACGTTACGCACCAAGTCCAACAGGACTACTACACATCGGGAATGCCCGTACAGCATTGTTCAACTACCTTTACGCACGTCATCATGGTGGAACTTTTATTATCCGTATCGAAGATACTGACCGTAAACGCCATGTCGAAGATGGTGAACGTTCACAACTTGAAAACCTTCGTTGGTTAGGTATGGATTGGGATGAAAGCCCAGAAACACATGAAAATTACCGCCAGTCTGAGCGTTTGGACTTGTATCAAAAATTCATCGATCAATTGCTAGTTGAAGGAAAAGCCTACAAATCTTACGTTACAGAAGAAGAGTTGGCAACTGAACGCGAACGCCAAGAAGCAGCTGGTGAAACACCTCGCTACATTAACGAATACCTTGGTATGAGTGAAGAAGAAAAAGCAGCTTACATCGCAGAACGTGAAGCAGCTGGTATCATTCCAACAGTTCGTTTGGCGGTCAATGAGTCAGGTATCTACAAGTGGCATGATATGGTTAAAGGTGATATCGAATTTGAAGGTGGCAATATTGGTGGTGACTGGGTTATCCAAAAGAAAGACGGTTACCCAACTTACAACTTTGCCGTTGTCATCGATGACCATGATATGCAAATTTCTCACGTAATCCGTGGAGATGACCACATTGCTAATACACCAAAACAGCTTATGGTCTATGAAGCACTTGGTTGGGAAGCTCCAGAGTTCGGTCATATGACCTTGATTATCAACTCTGAAACTGGGAAAAAATTGTCTAAACGTGACACCAACACCCTTCAGTTTATCGAAGACTACCGTAAAAAAGGTTATTTACCAGAAGCAGTCTTTAACTTTATTGCTCTTCTTGGTTGGAACCCAGGTGGCGAAGATGAAATCTTCTCTCGTGAAGAACTCATTAAACTTTTCGATGAAAACCGCCTGAGCAAGTCTCCAGCAGCCTTTGACCAGAAAAAACTCGACTGGATGAGCAATGATTATATCAAGAATGCAGACCTAGAAACTATCTTTGAAATGGCAAAACCATTCTTAGAGGAAGCAGGCCGTTTAACTGACAAGGCTGAAAAATTAGTTGAGCTCTATAAACCACAAATGAAATCAGTAGATGAGATTATCCCATTGACAGATCTCTTCTTCTCAGATTTTCCAGAATTGACAGAAGCAGAGCGCGAAGTCATGGCGGGAGAAACAGTCCCAACAGTTCTTGAAGCCTTCAAAGCAAAACTTGAAGCGATGACAGATGATGAATTTGTAACAGAGAATATCTTCCCACAAATCAAAGCTGTTCAAAAAGAAACAGGTATCAAAGGGAAAAATCTCTTCATGCCAATTCGCATCGCAGTTTCAGGTGAAATGCATGGACCAGAATTGCCAGATACTATCTTCTTGTTAGGCCGTGAAAAATCAATCCAGCATATCGAAAACATGCTAAAAGAAATCTCTAAATAAGAAGGATGCAACAATGGATATCTGGGAAAAGATGTACGAAGAAGCACAGAAATTGTATAATCCACATGAAGTATCTGATTTTGTTTATGCGAATCATGTCGTTGCCGCAGTAGAAGCAGAAGATGGACAAATATTTACAGGATTCTGTATGGAGGGAACCTGTGGTGTTTTCCATCTCTGCGCAGAGCGGGCAGCACTCTTCAATATGTACCAATTTTCGGGACAAACTAAGGTTAAAAAAGTCTTAGCCTTTCGAGAGCAACCACCTTATGGTGGAAGTTCGGGTATGCCTTGTGGCGCTTGCAGAGAGTTCCTCTTAGAGTTGAACGCTGAAAATAAGGACGCAGAAGTCATGATGGACTACGATACAAGAAAGACGGTTAAAGTTGCAGAACTAATGCCCTATTGGTGGGGAGAAGAACGTGCTTCTAAGTTTAATAATCAATAGAAGAGTCAGTATAATTCTGGCTCTTTTTACTTAATTTGAAAAAAACAGAAAAAGTAGTTGACAAGTCAGAAAAAGCCTGTATAATAGTAAGAGTTGAAAATAACAACTCTGGTCCGTTGGTCAAGGGGTTAAGACACCGCCTTTTCACGGCGGTAACACGGGTTCGAATCCCGTACGGACTATGGTATGTTGCGGTTGAGGCATTTGATGAAAAAAAGTTAAAAAAGTTTCAAAAAAGTGTTGACAAGCGAAAGCGACTGTGATATACTAATATAGTTGTCACTTGAGAGAAGCAAGTGACAAAGACCTTTGAAAACTGAACAAGACGAACCAATGTGCAGGGCACTATAACTAAGGTTATAGTACTGAACAATGAAAAAACAATAAATCTGTCAGTGACAGAAATGAGTGAGAACTCAAACTTTTAATGAGAGTTTGATCCTGGCTCAGGACGAACGCTGGCGGCGTGCCTAATACATGCAAGTAGAACGCTGAAGGAGGAGCTTGCTTCTCCGGATGAGTTGCGAACGGGTGAGTAACGCGTAGGTAACCTGCCTGGTAGCGGGGGATAACTATTGGAAACGATAGCTAATACCGCATAAGAGTAGATGTTGCATGACATTTGCTTAAAAGGTGCAATTGCATCACTACCAGATGGACCTGCGTTGTATTAGCTAGTTGGTGGGGTAACGGCTCACCAAGGCGACGATACATAGCCGACCTGAGAGGGTGATCGGCCACACTGGGACTGAGACACGGCCCAGACTCCTACGGGAGGCAGCAGTAGGGAATCTTCGGCAATGGACGGAAGTCTGACCGAGCAACGCCGCGTGAGTGAAGAAGGTTTTCGGATCGTAAAGCTCTGTTGTAAGAGAAGAACGAGTGTGAGAGTGGAAAGTTCACACTGTGACGGTATCTTACCAGAAAGGGACGGCTAACTACGTGCCAGCAGCCGCGGTAATACGTAGGTCCCGAGCGTTGTCCGGATTTATTGGGCGTAAAGCGAGCGCAGGCGGTTAGATAAGTCTGAAGTTAAAGGCTGTGGCTTAACCATAGTACGCTTTGGAAACTGTTTAACTTGAGTGCAAGAGGGGAGAGTGGAATTCCATGTGTAGCGGTGAAATGCGTAGATATATGGAGGAACACCGGTGGCGAAAGCGGCTCTCTGGCTTGTAACTGACGCTGAGGCTCGAAAGCGTGGGGAGCAAACAGGATTAGATACCCTGGTAGTCCACGCCGTAAACGATGAGTGCTAGGTGTTAGACCCTTTCCGGGGTTTAGTGCCGCAGCTAACGCATTAAGCACTCCGCCTGGGGAGTACGACCGCAAGGTTGAAACTCAAAGGAATTGACGGGGGCCCGCACAAGCGGTGGAGCATGTGGTTTAATTCGAAGCAACGCGAAGAACCTTACCAGGTCTTGACATCCCTCTGACCGCTCTAGAGATAGAGTTTTCCTTCGGGACAGAGGTGACAGGTGGTGCATGGTTGTCGTCAGCTCGTGTCGTGAGATGTTGGGTTAAGTCCCGCAACGAGCGCAACCCCTATTGTTAGTTGCCATCATTTAGTTGGGCACTCTAGCGAGACTGCCGGTAATAAACCGGAGGAAGGTGGGGATGACGTCAAATCATCATGCCCCTTATGACCTGGGCTACACACGTGCTACAATGGCTGGTACAACGAGTCGCAAGCCGGTGACGGCAAGCTAATCTCTTAAAGCCAGTCTCAGTTCGGATTGTAGGCTGCAACTCGCCTACATGAAGTCGGAATCGCTAGTAATCGCGGATCAGCACGCCGCGGTGAATACGTTCCCGGGCCTTGTACACACCGCCCGTCACACCACGAGAGTTTGTAACACCCGAAGTCGGTGAGGTAACCTTTTAGGAGCCAGCCGCCTAAGGTGGGATAGATGATTGGGGTGAAGTCGTAACAAGGTAGCCGTATCGGAAGGTGCGGCTGGATCACCTCCTTTCTAAGGATAAGGAACTGCGCATTGGTCTTGTTTAGTCTTGAGAGGTCTTGTGGGGCCTTAGCTCAGCTGGGAGAGCGCCTGCTTTGCACGCAGGAGGTCAGCGGTTCGATCCCGCTAGGCTCCATTGGTGAGAGATCACCAAGTAATGCACATTGAAAATTGAATATCTATATCAAATAGTAACAAGAAAATAAACCGAAAACGCTGTAGTATTAATAAGAGTTTATGACTGAAAGGTCAAAAAATAAGGTTAAGTTAATAAGGGCGC from Streptococcus mitis NCTC 12261 harbors:
- the patA gene encoding multidrug efflux ABC transporter subunit PatA; translation: MLIQKIKTYKWQALASLLMTGLMVASSLLQPRYLQEVLDALLAGNYEAIYSIGAWLIGVALLGLVAGGLNVVLAAYIAQGVSSDLREDAFRKIQTFSYANIEQFNAGNLVVRMTNDINQIQNVVMMTFQILFRLPLLFIGSFILAVQTLPSLWWVIVLMVVLIFGLTAVMMGMMGPRFAKFQTLLERINAIAKENLRGVRVVKSFVQEKEQFAKFTEVSDELLGQNLYIGYAFSVVEPFMMLVGYGAVFFSIWLVAGMVQSDPSVVGSIASFVNYLSQIIFTIVMVGFLGNSVSRAMISMRRIREILDAEPAMTFKDVPDEDLVGSLSFENVTFTYPMDKEPMLKDVSFTIEPGQMVGVVGATGAGKSTLAQLIPRLFDPQEGAIKIGGKDIREVSEGTLRKTVSIVLQRAILFSGTIADNLRQGKGDATLFEMERAANIAQASEFIHRMEKTFESPVEERGTNFSGGQKQRMSIARGIVSNPRILIFDDSTSALDAKSERLVQEALNKDLKGTTTIIIAQKISSVVHADKILVLDQGRLIGQGTHADLVANNSVYREIYETQKGKEE
- the patB gene encoding multidrug efflux ABC transporter subunit PatB, producing MKTVQFFWNYFKVYKLSFVVVILMIVLATLAQALFPVFSGQAVTELANLVQAYQNGNPELVWQSLSGIMVNLGLLVLVLFISSVIYMCLMTRVIAESTNEMRKGLFGKLARLTVSFFDRRQDGDILSRFTSDLDNILQAFNESLIQVMSNIVLYIGLILVMFSRNVTLALITIASTPVAFLMLIFIVKMARKYTNLQQKEVGKLNAYMDESISGQKAVIVQGIQEDMMAGFLEQNERVRKATFKGRMFSGILFPVMNGMSLVNTAIVIFAGSAVLLNDKSIETSTALGLIVMFAQFSQQYYQPIIQVAASWGSLQLAFTGAERIQEMFDAEEEIRPKNAPTFTQLQEGVEISHIDFSYLPDKPILKDVSISAPKGQMTAVVGPTGSGKTTIMNLINRFYDVNAGGIYFDGKDIRDYDLDSLRSKVGIVLQDSVLFSGTIRDNIRFGVPDASQEMVEAAAKATHIHDYIESLPDKYDTLIDDDQSIFSTGQKQLISIARTLMTDPEVLILDEATSNVDTVTESKIQHAMEAVVAGRTSFVIAHRLKTILNADQIIVLKDGEVIERGSHHELLKLGGFYSELYHNQFVFE
- a CDS encoding gamma-glutamyl-gamma-aminobutyrate hydrolase family protein, with amino-acid sequence MARTVVGVAANLCPVDAEGKNIHSSVSCRFAESIRQVGGLPLVIPVGDESVVRDYVEMIDKLILTGGQNVHPQFYGEKKTIESDDYNLVRDEFELALLKEALRQNKPIMAICRGVQLVNVAFGGTLNQEIEGHWQGLPFGTSHSIETVEGSVVAKLFGKESQVNSVHRQSIKDLAPNFRVTAIDPRDQTIEAIESIDEHRIIGLQWHPEFLVNEEDGNLELFEYLLNEL
- a CDS encoding glucose-6-phosphate isomerase, with amino-acid sequence MSHIKFDYSKVLDKFVAPHEVEYMQSQVTAADELIRKGTGAGSDFLGWLDLPENYDREEFDRILKAAEQIKSDSDVLVVIGIGGSYLGAKAAIDFLNHHFANLQTKEERKAPQILYAGNSISSTYLADLVEYVADKDFSVNVISKSGTTTEPAIAFRVFKELLVKKYGQEEANKRIYATTDRQKGAVKVEADANGWETFVVPDDIGGRFSVLTAVGLLPIAASGADIKALMEGANAARKDYTSDKISENEAYQYAAVRNILYRKGYATEILVNYEPSLQYFSEWWKQLAGESEGKDQKGIYPTSANFSTDLHSLGQFIQEGTRIMFETVVRVDKPRKNVIIPSLEEDLDGLGYLQGKDVDFVNKKATDGVLLAHTDGDVPNMYVTLPEQDAFTLGYTIYFFELAIALSGYLNAINPFDQPGVEAYKRNMFALLGKPGFEELSKELNARL
- the gltX gene encoding glutamate--tRNA ligase, whose translation is MSKDIRVRYAPSPTGLLHIGNARTALFNYLYARHHGGTFIIRIEDTDRKRHVEDGERSQLENLRWLGMDWDESPETHENYRQSERLDLYQKFIDQLLVEGKAYKSYVTEEELATERERQEAAGETPRYINEYLGMSEEEKAAYIAEREAAGIIPTVRLAVNESGIYKWHDMVKGDIEFEGGNIGGDWVIQKKDGYPTYNFAVVIDDHDMQISHVIRGDDHIANTPKQLMVYEALGWEAPEFGHMTLIINSETGKKLSKRDTNTLQFIEDYRKKGYLPEAVFNFIALLGWNPGGEDEIFSREELIKLFDENRLSKSPAAFDQKKLDWMSNDYIKNADLETIFEMAKPFLEEAGRLTDKAEKLVELYKPQMKSVDEIIPLTDLFFSDFPELTEAEREVMAGETVPTVLEAFKAKLEAMTDDEFVTENIFPQIKAVQKETGIKGKNLFMPIRIAVSGEMHGPELPDTIFLLGREKSIQHIENMLKEISK
- a CDS encoding cytidine deaminase family protein, with product MDIWEKMYEEAQKLYNPHEVSDFVYANHVVAAVEAEDGQIFTGFCMEGTCGVFHLCAERAALFNMYQFSGQTKVKKVLAFREQPPYGGSSGMPCGACREFLLELNAENKDAEVMMDYDTRKTVKVAELMPYWWGEERASKFNNQ